The sequence ccgcttaactcccgacATGTTTCGCCACATTACTAATGCTACTCCTcgaattgtttcttcttcttgatttttattggtggttggtaaacaactgaaggaatcaataccgccaccaactggtaaagagtgtctgccaaacttttctccttcttgcatttagcagcaactcgagcacattgcaggcccctatatgtcaagaggacaaataacaccttttctgttcaaattgccaacccaccacagtggcatgtgtgttgatcaaattcacccgccacttcaaatatttacccgcatttggccggtggcgggtgttaatttccacccctggttgtaTTGCAGTTTTGAGTCACTAATAGTCCAAGCTAGTACCCTAACACAGAAGCAATGATTCCATGTCCAAGTCAACAGACAAAAAGGGCTGTCTaatcccttttaaaaaaattttttactGTTGCTTTTACCTAATATTGCCTTTTAATGGCTCTATTTTTAATACACCTATTATCTTTTTTcggtttccttgttttttttttagtcagatTGGTGTGCTCCTCCCGCAGCTCGTCCAGGATCCTGGCTTTCTCCCCGAGAGAGAGGGTAACACCAGCAGTAGAGTCTGCTGGGTTCTTTTCTGGCTAGTTCATTCGGTCATGgtgtagagcaggggtgtccaatcctggtcctcgagggccactatcctgcatgttttacttgtttctctgctcaacacacctgatttgaatcaatgggtgattaacaggcttctgcagaacatgaagaggtaatttagccactgaatcaggtgtgtgaGAATCTCAGTCATCCGGGAGGGGCTCatagtagagctgctgcttctctacattgagaggagccagttgaggtggcttaggcatttgattaggatgcctcttggacgcctccctggtgaggtgttccggggaCGTCcaaccgggaggaggccccggggaagacccaggacacgctggagggactatgtttctcggctggcctgggaacaccttgggatttccctggaggagctggtgtgaagtgaaaactataatatagacactccttaccagttagaataatgtattaatgtactgtaattgtattgtattaacctaaggatgagtgtaactctgcactagctggcgaggtcatgggagtttatgggactgcagGTACCAAGCACGGAAGATAACgcggtctgggggagtcagctaagcggAAGCCGGAACCCCTCCNNNNNNNNNNNNNNNNNNNNNNNNNNNNNNNNNNNNNNNNNNNNNNNNNNNNNNNNNNNNNNNNNNNNNNNNNNNNNNNNNNNNNNNNNNNNNNNNNNNNagaagatggagaaaaacaagtccatacaCAGAGTTCCGGAGAGATGACCaaaggaggatgggccagttctttgttcaggttaaaatgctatgttttagtgatttagctcagacatcttctggtgttcctgctgtgagctggtaagggtgtctcccttagtactgaggctaataaatcttttaaactgaagatactgcttctgaccatttttgactcctggtttctctgtgcattttccgatCCGTCGTGAagagagtgttttttttaagttttgagtttcatgtaggtaatattttgtctcctcaacagtACCTAcgtgaaatgaaaacagacaaatggcaaAGATATCTGTTAATGAGTATACCTCAGAACTACTCTGGAACACTATTCCATCATCTGAAATTCTTATTTTTAGATAATTTCATGTAGATATTAAATGTCATATGCATATCAACAGTTTACCAGTGTAATAAAAATTGCACTAACCTGCTGCATTTCATCCACTTTTGCTTCCACACTGTTCTCACTTACAAAGAATAGCTCCACAACTGATTGCTGCTGCTTGAGCTTGAGGAACAGCATCTCTGCATTAGGGATGTCCTCTCCCATGCATACAAGCCTGTCAGCTGAGTGTTTCAGGGTGCCCCCAACACCATCTGGGGCCCCTTTGCCATGATTGGCTTTGAAAAAATTCCAGGTCACATCAAAGCCTCTTCTGAATGGTTCTGACGAAAGAAGGAAATAGTTCCCCTTTTGCCGATACTGAGTGGCAGGCCCATCACTGAAGAAGTGGAGCCGGGTGACCTGGGGAAATCTTTCTGTAATCATATCCAAGACTGCATCTAGGTGCGCCCAGATTGCTGTAGGGTCATGCCTTCTTGATGGTGATATTGAGCAGAAGGGAATGGGAGACCTCTGCGTTGCTGTGTATAACACACCTGTGTGTAGGGTCGCTTGTTGGTGTGACCCCCCAAAATGGACAGATTGTATCTCATTGGCATATTTACAGAGATAGTTTTCACTAAAATACACATGACTTAAACATTCGTGGCTCTGGAGATTTTCTCTAAGTTCCCTATAGGCCCTGTATTGCCAGCAAATGTTAAAGAGATGGCTTTGGAACTTCACCATTCGTTCCTGGAATTCCGCAAGAACTTCATCTTCTCTCTTAGTGAGCTCTTTTTTGACTGTTATGATGGACTTTTTCTCCTTGTCTAAGGTGGAAGTCTCTGTGGCCCACTGGAAGAACGAAATCATGTTGTTGGAAGCAGGTCTCAGTGTGGGGACAGCTGTGGTGCAGCAAATGCCACATTCTCCATATGCACAAGCTTTTGAGTCAGAGTTGCACACTGTTGCACCAGCCAACTCCTCAAGGTTTTTGGTTGACAACAGCCCACATTTGAAAAGGGTGCTGGCCATGTACTCAATGTTTTCATGGATTTTACAGAGGCAAGTCTTTCTATCACTCTCGGTGGGTCGTATGACCCAAAATGGCCTTGACTTGCAGAAAAACGAAAACGATACCTGGTCTGCATTTTCAGATTG is a genomic window of Kryptolebias marmoratus isolate JLee-2015 linkage group LG16, ASM164957v2, whole genome shotgun sequence containing:
- the LOC119617787 gene encoding uncharacterized protein LOC119617787; the protein is MTNLLGQNLTRSLNLLSLTAYAGNYFCMPQLWKKLKTIYQNTKRERQADACQSHHGEHHKKYKLQTLALKTFEFSQKRSKVQGNITTFHWKARNIKVAEREKLVAFLRDDVSRLTTGKKETVTRKKQKKQKRLLLDTFKNLYRKFQSENADQVSFSFFCKSRPFWVIRPTESDRKTCLCKIHENIEYMASTLFKCGLLSTKNLEELAGATVCNSDSKACAYGECGICCTTAVPTLRPASNNMISFFQWATETSTLDKEKKSIITVKKELTKREDEVLAEFQERMVKFQSHLFNICWQYRAYRELRENLQSHECLSHVYFSENYLCKYANEIQSVHFGGSHQQATLHTGVLYTATQRSPIPFCSISPSRRHDPTAIWAHLDAVLDMITERFPQVTRLHFFSDGPATQYRQKGNYFLLSSEPFRRGFDVTWNFFKANHGKGAPDGVGGTLKHSADRLVCMGEDIPNAEMLFLKLKQQQSVVELFFVSENSVEAKVDEMQQVLLRRQNITYMKLKT